The nucleotide sequence AACACCGTCCTCAACGTCGCCCTGCCCTCGATCCGAAGCGATCTGCACGCATCCGTCTCCGGGATGCAGTGGACGATCGACGCGTACACCCTGGTCCTCGCCGCGCTTTTGATGCTCTCGGGGTCGACGGCCGACCGGGTGGGACGCAAGCGCACCTTCCAGACCGGGCTGGTGATCTTCACCCTCGGGTCGGGGCTGTGCAGCCTCGCGCCCAACCTGGAGACGCTGGTCATCTTCCGCATGGTGCAGGCGATCGGCGGTTCGATGCTGAACCCCGTCGCCATGTCGATCATCACCAATGTCTTCACCGAGCCCAGGGAGCGGGCCCGCGCGATCGGGGTCTGGGGCGGGGTCGTCGGCATCAGCATGGCGGCCGGGCCGATCGTGGGCGGAGTGCTGGTGGAGTCCGTCGGCTGGCGCTCGATCTTCTGGATAAACCTTCCGGTCGGGATCGCGGCGCTGCTCCTCACCGCCCGCTACGTACCGGAGTCGCGTGCCCCCAAGCCGCGCCGGGCCGACCCCATCGGCCAGTTGCTCGTCGTCGCGGTGCTGGGCACCATCACCTACGCGATCATCGAGGCGCCCGACCTCGGCTGGGACTCGCCGCTCATCGTGACCTTCGTGGCCATCGCCGCCGTGGGGCTCATCGCGCTGATCCGCTACGAGCTGCGGCGTGCGGAACCGCTGATCGATGTGCGGTTCTTCCACAGCGCGCCATTCAGCGGGGCGACGGTCGTCGCGGTGTGCGCCTTCGCGGCGCTCGGCGGCTATCTCTTCATGAACACGCTCTATCTGCAGGACGTGCGAGGGCTCGACGCGCTGCACGCCGGGCTGTGGATGCTGCCCATGGCGTTCATGTGCTTCGTCTGCGCACCGCTGTCCGGACGGCTGGTGGGCGCCCGCGGGCCCCGCCCGTCGATGCTGGTGGCCGGGGTGGCCATAACGGCCAGCGGGGTGATGTTCGCCGTTTTCGACGTCCAGACGACCGATATCGGGCTGCTGCTCGGCTATGCGATGTTCGGCCTCGGCTTCGGCATGGTCAACGCGCCCATCACCAACACGGCGGTCTCCGGGATGCCCCGCTCCCAGGCCGGAGTCGCCGCGGCCGTCGCCTCCACCAGCCGCCAGGTGGGCCAGTCGCTCGGTGTCGCGGTCATCGGCGCGGTGCTGGCGGCGGGCGCCGCCTCGGCGGCGGCGGGCCAGATGGGGCACGCCGCCTCGCCCGCGGCCACTGCCGCGTTCGTGGACGCCGCCCGTCCGGCCTGGTGGATCATCACCGGATGCGGTGCCGTCATCCTGCTGCTGGGGATCGTGACCACGGGTCGCTGGGCCGAGAAGACGACCCGGCGCGCGGCCGCGCTGCTCGAAGAGAGCGCGCCGGCGGGACGGGCAGCGGCGAACGCGAAGGCGTAGTTGGCCCGAGGGGGGCGAGCGTCCGGCGCACGGTGCCGCCTGCGGCGGGCTGTTCCCCTCCCCGCCC is from Streptomyces hygroscopicus and encodes:
- a CDS encoding MFS transporter, which encodes MCELSHRRRMLVLAICCMSLLLVSLDNTVLNVALPSIRSDLHASVSGMQWTIDAYTLVLAALLMLSGSTADRVGRKRTFQTGLVIFTLGSGLCSLAPNLETLVIFRMVQAIGGSMLNPVAMSIITNVFTEPRERARAIGVWGGVVGISMAAGPIVGGVLVESVGWRSIFWINLPVGIAALLLTARYVPESRAPKPRRADPIGQLLVVAVLGTITYAIIEAPDLGWDSPLIVTFVAIAAVGLIALIRYELRRAEPLIDVRFFHSAPFSGATVVAVCAFAALGGYLFMNTLYLQDVRGLDALHAGLWMLPMAFMCFVCAPLSGRLVGARGPRPSMLVAGVAITASGVMFAVFDVQTTDIGLLLGYAMFGLGFGMVNAPITNTAVSGMPRSQAGVAAAVASTSRQVGQSLGVAVIGAVLAAGAASAAAGQMGHAASPAATAAFVDAARPAWWIITGCGAVILLLGIVTTGRWAEKTTRRAAALLEESAPAGRAAANAKA